The Microbacterium horticulturae genome has a window encoding:
- a CDS encoding glycosyltransferase, with translation MRVLRIAHHAVVSAWRERERRLINQGVDVTLISAAVWNEGGRDVALEAEEDGFVRAARTVGRHPSVFVCDPRPIWRAIGEKPDLIDLHEEPNAMITAETLLIRWLRRCRAPYVLYSAQNIAKRYPIPFRWIERVSLRGAAAVYVCNNEAGRILHEKGLRAPAVLIPLGVDTAVFAPAERAAPHTEPVVGYIGRLQAHKGVDVLLRAAASRPHWQLRITGDGPQRAELEALARTLGIADRVRFLGFTTDEDLASRYRELDVLAVPSLPTTSWLEQFCRVAVEAMASGVPVVASDTGAIPDVVGDSGILVPPGDAAALVRAIDETLSPERWTQLRERGLARAPQFAWDAVAAAQREMYAEVLGETGNAYAPDVLVVAYGSPDGLDESLAALSGRLPITVVDNSSLPETQDVANRHGARYIDAGGNRGFAGGVNIGLRALADAGQGDRDVLLLNPDARIDADAVAVMQRALHVHPRVAAVGATQTEPDSGARVRVWWPFPSPWGAWLEAVGLGPLNRAKGFAIGSALLLNARAIAELGGLDERFFLYAEETDWQYRARRHGWSIRVAEVSATHEGAGTGGDPSIREGHFYASGELYIRKHYGTLGWQVFRAAGVCNAAVRSLLLRGARGAAARRRLRLFVAGPVAARSAADDLPR, from the coding sequence ATGCGCGTGCTTCGGATCGCCCATCACGCCGTCGTATCGGCGTGGCGAGAACGTGAGCGTCGGCTGATAAATCAGGGTGTGGACGTCACCCTGATCTCGGCCGCGGTCTGGAATGAGGGCGGCCGGGATGTCGCGCTCGAGGCCGAAGAAGACGGATTCGTGCGTGCTGCACGCACGGTGGGGCGGCACCCCAGCGTTTTCGTCTGCGACCCGCGCCCGATCTGGCGCGCCATCGGGGAGAAGCCCGACCTCATCGACCTGCACGAAGAGCCCAACGCGATGATCACCGCCGAGACGCTCCTCATCCGGTGGCTGCGACGCTGCCGCGCGCCGTACGTGCTCTACTCAGCCCAGAACATCGCCAAGCGGTACCCCATACCGTTCCGCTGGATCGAGCGGGTCTCGCTGCGCGGGGCTGCGGCGGTCTACGTGTGCAACAACGAAGCGGGCCGCATTCTGCACGAGAAGGGCCTGCGGGCGCCTGCCGTGCTGATTCCGCTCGGCGTCGACACCGCCGTGTTCGCACCCGCTGAACGGGCGGCGCCGCACACCGAACCGGTCGTCGGCTATATCGGTCGGCTCCAGGCCCACAAAGGTGTCGACGTGCTGCTGAGGGCCGCGGCATCCCGCCCCCACTGGCAGCTGCGCATCACCGGTGACGGTCCGCAACGGGCAGAGCTGGAGGCGCTGGCGCGCACCCTCGGCATCGCCGACCGCGTGCGCTTTCTCGGCTTCACGACCGATGAAGACCTCGCCTCGCGCTATCGCGAACTCGATGTTCTCGCGGTGCCTTCGCTGCCCACGACAAGCTGGCTCGAGCAGTTCTGCCGTGTCGCCGTCGAGGCGATGGCGTCGGGCGTTCCGGTCGTCGCCAGCGACACGGGAGCGATCCCCGATGTGGTGGGCGACTCGGGCATTCTGGTGCCCCCGGGGGATGCCGCCGCGCTCGTGCGCGCGATCGATGAAACTCTGAGCCCGGAACGCTGGACGCAGTTGCGCGAGCGGGGGCTCGCCCGTGCCCCGCAGTTCGCGTGGGATGCCGTTGCCGCCGCGCAGCGCGAGATGTACGCCGAGGTGCTCGGCGAGACGGGAAATGCGTACGCACCCGATGTTCTCGTCGTCGCATACGGTTCGCCGGACGGGCTCGATGAGAGCCTGGCGGCGCTGAGTGGCCGGCTGCCGATCACGGTCGTCGACAACTCCTCGCTGCCGGAGACTCAAGATGTCGCCAACCGGCATGGCGCGCGCTACATCGACGCCGGCGGCAACCGTGGGTTCGCGGGTGGGGTGAATATCGGTCTGCGCGCGCTCGCCGACGCAGGCCAGGGTGACCGCGATGTGCTGCTGCTCAATCCCGATGCCCGCATTGACGCCGACGCCGTCGCGGTGATGCAACGTGCGTTGCACGTGCATCCGCGGGTCGCAGCCGTCGGCGCCACCCAGACCGAGCCGGATTCGGGCGCCCGCGTGCGCGTCTGGTGGCCGTTTCCGAGCCCGTGGGGGGCGTGGCTGGAGGCGGTTGGCCTAGGACCGCTGAACCGGGCGAAGGGCTTCGCGATCGGGTCGGCGCTGCTGCTGAATGCGCGAGCGATCGCCGAGCTGGGTGGACTTGACGAGCGCTTCTTCCTCTATGCGGAGGAGACCGATTGGCAGTACCGCGCGCGCCGACACGGCTGGAGCATCCGAGTCGCCGAAGTCAGTGCCACGCACGAGGGCGCCGGCACCGGCGGCGACCCGTCGATACGCGAGGGGCACTTCTACGCGAGCGGCGAGCTGTATATCCGCAAGCACTACGGAACGCTCGGTTGGCAGGTGTTCCGAGCGGCAGGCGTGTGCAACGCCGCGGTGCGATCGCTCCTGCTGCGGGGCGCGCGCGGGGCGGCCGCGCGGCGGCGGCTGAGGCTGTTCGTGGCGGGGCCGGTCGCGGCGCGGTCAGCCGCAGACGACCTTCCCCGTTGA
- a CDS encoding DUF4012 domain-containing protein codes for MPVVRTVRARWLVLGLIAAVVVMLAALAWVGVRAIMAKGEIDEVTAHIDEMRQAVSDGDLDKLAVVAEDVAPHVERADALTSDPIWRATEVVPVLGPNLAAARVSSSQLNVLVNDLALPLMKDLPHLGDGKGGIAVPTLQSVATTLQGVDAALQAGQREFAALDLDATLPAVGDGARQLQKITGQVAPIVHGIAPVAHIAPGLLGADATRHILMIVQNNAELRTAGGISGSFVELTADDGHITLKKVASDAVFPEPKKPVADVPASTSKLYGDVIATHVQNTTMPADFAVTADLATAWWKLHTGETPDVVLSIDPVVLASLLQATGPVTVSGTTLNADNAVQELLVNAYLNLDEDQQDPFFEAAATAVFTRLTDGSADPVALAKALQQPLTDGRISAFSARADEQKVLSVSALGGSTSRHVAAGRDAYAVYFNDATGSKMDSFLRTSMTIGSAECRPDDHRDVLITVRLESAAPADAGTSLPGPMTGWGLSGTPAGDISTIVSVAAPRGTFFAGVQLQGKDTRSVNVEDFGFPTSATTVVLKPGEHKTVTFRFTAAHTGAVSPVLLHTPMMTAPTVSTGKVVCG; via the coding sequence ATGCCGGTGGTCCGCACTGTGCGCGCACGTTGGCTCGTTCTGGGCTTGATCGCGGCCGTCGTCGTGATGCTCGCCGCTCTCGCCTGGGTCGGCGTGCGCGCGATCATGGCCAAGGGCGAGATCGACGAGGTCACCGCTCACATCGACGAAATGCGGCAAGCCGTCAGTGACGGCGACCTCGACAAGCTCGCGGTGGTTGCCGAAGACGTGGCGCCGCACGTCGAACGTGCCGACGCTCTGACCTCCGACCCGATCTGGCGTGCGACCGAGGTCGTTCCGGTACTCGGTCCCAACCTCGCCGCCGCCCGGGTTTCGTCGTCGCAGCTGAACGTGCTCGTGAACGATCTGGCGCTGCCGCTGATGAAGGACCTTCCGCATCTCGGCGACGGCAAGGGCGGCATCGCGGTACCCACACTGCAGAGCGTCGCGACGACATTGCAGGGAGTGGATGCCGCGTTGCAGGCCGGTCAGCGCGAGTTCGCCGCCCTCGACCTCGATGCGACGTTGCCCGCCGTCGGCGACGGCGCCCGGCAGCTGCAGAAGATCACCGGCCAGGTGGCGCCGATCGTCCACGGCATCGCACCGGTCGCGCACATCGCGCCCGGCCTGCTCGGTGCCGACGCAACGCGACACATCCTCATGATCGTGCAGAACAACGCCGAGCTGCGCACGGCGGGCGGCATCAGCGGGTCCTTCGTCGAGCTGACCGCCGACGACGGGCACATCACGCTGAAGAAGGTCGCGAGCGATGCCGTGTTCCCCGAGCCGAAGAAGCCGGTGGCTGACGTTCCCGCCTCGACCTCGAAGCTGTACGGCGACGTCATCGCCACCCACGTGCAGAACACGACGATGCCGGCCGACTTCGCCGTCACGGCCGATCTCGCCACCGCGTGGTGGAAGCTGCACACCGGCGAGACGCCCGATGTCGTGCTGTCGATCGATCCCGTCGTCCTCGCGTCCCTGCTGCAGGCAACCGGACCGGTGACGGTCTCCGGCACGACGCTGAACGCCGACAACGCGGTGCAGGAGCTTCTCGTCAACGCCTACCTGAACCTCGACGAAGACCAGCAGGATCCCTTCTTCGAGGCCGCGGCCACCGCGGTGTTCACGCGCTTGACCGATGGCAGCGCCGATCCGGTCGCGCTGGCGAAGGCGCTTCAGCAGCCGCTGACCGACGGTCGCATCTCGGCGTTCAGCGCTCGCGCCGATGAGCAGAAGGTGTTGAGTGTCAGCGCCTTGGGCGGCTCGACTTCACGGCACGTGGCCGCTGGCCGCGACGCCTACGCGGTGTACTTCAACGACGCCACCGGCAGCAAAATGGACAGCTTCCTGCGTACCTCGATGACGATCGGCAGTGCGGAGTGTCGCCCCGACGACCACCGCGACGTACTCATCACCGTACGGCTGGAGAGCGCCGCGCCCGCCGACGCCGGCACGTCGCTGCCCGGCCCGATGACAGGATGGGGTCTGAGCGGCACGCCGGCCGGCGACATCAGCACGATCGTTTCCGTCGCAGCACCTCGCGGTACGTTCTTCGCGGGCGTGCAGCTGCAGGGCAAAGACACCAGGTCGGTCAACGTCGAGGACTTCGGCTTCCCGACGAGCGCGACGACGGTGGTGCTCAAGCCCGGCGAGCACAAGACCGTCACGTTCCGGTTCACCGCCGCACACACCGGCGCCGTCTCGCCGGTGCTGTTGCACACGCCGATGATGACGGCACCCACTGTGTCAACGGGGAAGGTCGTCTGCGGCTGA
- a CDS encoding DUF2690 domain-containing protein, with product MTADPDPSADSVALFAADLRALRLDAESPTLARLQNDAGISKSVLSEAFAGRHLPSVRTVDRLVRALGGDAAAWVRRRDRLAGSASVSSDTAGPAAVGSASAGSASASSASAGSASAAAGSASVEGAVSAASTSPSGEGPDAASTPASGTMRRRTAGLLMAAAFAIGILVASGVSWFVSTAAVSQARADGAAAARHELTDSPVTPRAQINVHNGVDPAMTPCVNDAEVATSSSRAHNTLIEIIWSNKCYAGWARITRYDEKFSGNSMTVAIYPETSAQGPDRQTATEPNVQSAYTTLVVRPTPQTRLCAVGVITLDGESIDLGEPLCI from the coding sequence ATGACAGCCGACCCCGACCCGAGCGCCGACTCCGTCGCCCTGTTCGCCGCGGACCTGCGTGCGTTGAGATTGGATGCCGAAAGCCCCACCCTCGCTCGCCTGCAGAACGACGCGGGCATATCGAAGAGCGTGCTGTCGGAGGCCTTCGCCGGGCGGCATCTGCCGTCGGTGCGCACGGTCGATCGGCTCGTGCGTGCGCTCGGTGGCGACGCGGCCGCGTGGGTGCGGCGGCGTGATCGGCTGGCTGGCTCTGCTTCGGTGAGTTCGGATACTGCGGGTCCGGCTGCTGTGGGCTCGGCTTCTGCTGGCTCTGCTTCGGCGAGTTCGGCTTCGGCCGGCTCTGCTTCGGCCGCCGCCGGTTCGGCTTCGGTGGAGGGTGCCGTGTCTGCGGCATCCACTTCTCCCTCCGGAGAGGGGCCGGATGCGGCATCCACACCCGCATCCGGCACCATGCGCCGGCGCACGGCCGGTCTGCTAATGGCGGCTGCGTTCGCGATCGGCATTCTGGTGGCGAGCGGGGTCAGCTGGTTCGTCAGCACCGCGGCGGTGTCGCAGGCGCGCGCCGACGGCGCCGCGGCCGCACGGCACGAGCTGACCGATTCGCCCGTGACGCCCCGCGCGCAGATCAACGTGCACAACGGTGTGGACCCCGCGATGACGCCGTGCGTGAACGATGCGGAGGTCGCGACCTCGTCGTCGCGCGCCCACAACACGCTGATCGAGATCATCTGGTCGAACAAGTGTTACGCCGGCTGGGCGCGCATCACCCGCTACGACGAAAAGTTCTCGGGCAATTCGATGACGGTCGCGATCTATCCCGAGACGTCCGCACAGGGCCCGGACCGGCAGACGGCGACCGAGCCGAATGTGCAGAGCGCTTACACGACGCTGGTCGTGCGGCCGACGCCGCAGACGCGGCTGTGCGCGGTCGGCGTGATCACGCTCGACGGCGAGAGCATCGACCTGGGCGAGCCGCTCTGCATCTGA
- a CDS encoding AAA family ATPase: MPTGAASTRLVVLRGPSASGKTTAALALRPLLGPKTALIHQDYFRRELLHSDERLKRAADAAALIIATARQALDRGYDVILDGIFNLRDYADALEQLANDHAGTTRIYAFDLPLDETIRRHATRPLSAEFGDDKLRDWYDGWQPLPRLAETRVTADVTTDKLVAMILRDVERP, translated from the coding sequence ATGCCCACCGGCGCAGCATCCACTCGTCTCGTCGTCCTGCGCGGGCCGTCGGCGTCCGGCAAGACGACCGCGGCGCTCGCGCTGCGGCCACTGCTCGGCCCGAAGACGGCGCTGATTCATCAGGACTACTTCCGCCGCGAACTGTTGCACAGTGATGAGCGGCTCAAACGCGCGGCCGACGCTGCGGCGCTCATCATCGCGACCGCGCGGCAGGCGCTCGATCGCGGGTACGACGTCATCCTCGATGGCATCTTCAACCTGCGCGACTACGCCGACGCTCTCGAACAGCTCGCGAACGATCACGCCGGCACCACACGCATCTATGCGTTCGACCTCCCGCTCGACGAGACGATCCGTCGGCATGCGACGCGGCCGCTGAGCGCCGAGTTCGGCGACGACAAGCTGCGCGACTGGTATGACGGATGGCAGCCGCTGCCGCGCCTGGCCGAGACGCGCGTGACCGCCGACGTCACGACCGACAAACTCGTCGCGATGATTCTGCGCGACGTCGAGCGCCCATGA
- a CDS encoding M23 family metallopeptidase, which yields MIDDRSTDPEECDCAPSERERRVLWPDLKTVTRRSALAIGILGVAAAGVVAAPRIPAAFAADYPSWDDVQRAKRSESAKSAEVSKIETLIANLKAAAAAAQQKAELAGDAYFQAQQDFLDAARRADDLQDQADKQAKKADEAADKAGQVAAQLYRNGGDNASLELFLSGSAKGADDLLARLGTMDKLLDANQTVYAEAVAARDSAQSLSDQAKSQREERDRLQKIAEQKMIEAQNAAQAAQAAVETQDAHLEDLEAQLAALHDKTSKTVTDYKKGVEARRKAEEARKKREAEARRRAAAAAAAAAAKNHSSGGGSSSGGGGGGGGGGGGSGWVRPNHGWQSSGYGRRSVQCTSGYCSSSFHEGVDLADSCSSNIYAAHSGTVVYAGYNGGYGYYVKINHGGGIATGYGHIRQGGIFVGYGQHVSAGQVIASEGNTGNSFGCHLHFEVYVNGRTVNPAPFMAARGISV from the coding sequence GTGATCGACGACCGATCGACAGACCCTGAAGAGTGCGATTGTGCACCCTCGGAGCGCGAGCGTCGGGTGCTGTGGCCCGATCTGAAGACCGTGACGCGGCGCAGTGCGCTGGCGATCGGCATCCTCGGCGTCGCTGCGGCCGGCGTGGTTGCCGCACCGCGCATCCCCGCGGCGTTCGCCGCCGACTACCCGTCGTGGGACGACGTGCAGCGTGCCAAGAGGAGCGAGTCGGCGAAGTCGGCCGAGGTCAGCAAGATCGAGACCCTCATCGCCAATCTGAAGGCGGCGGCCGCGGCCGCGCAGCAGAAGGCAGAGCTTGCCGGCGACGCCTACTTCCAAGCGCAGCAGGACTTCCTCGACGCAGCCCGCCGCGCTGACGACCTGCAGGATCAGGCCGACAAGCAGGCCAAGAAGGCCGACGAAGCCGCCGACAAGGCCGGCCAGGTCGCCGCCCAGCTCTACCGCAACGGCGGCGACAATGCCTCGCTCGAGCTCTTCCTCTCCGGCTCGGCGAAGGGGGCCGACGACCTGCTCGCGCGCCTGGGCACGATGGACAAGCTGCTCGACGCCAATCAAACGGTGTATGCCGAGGCGGTCGCCGCGCGCGACTCGGCGCAGAGCCTCAGCGATCAGGCCAAGTCGCAGCGCGAAGAGCGCGACCGGCTGCAGAAGATCGCCGAGCAGAAGATGATCGAAGCGCAGAATGCCGCGCAGGCAGCGCAGGCTGCGGTCGAGACGCAGGACGCCCACCTCGAAGACCTCGAGGCGCAGCTGGCGGCGCTCCACGACAAGACCAGCAAGACCGTCACCGACTACAAGAAGGGCGTCGAAGCCCGCCGCAAGGCCGAAGAGGCCCGCAAGAAGCGCGAGGCCGAGGCCCGGCGCAGGGCCGCGGCTGCGGCCGCCGCGGCAGCCGCCAAGAACCACTCCTCAGGCGGGGGCTCGTCGTCCGGCGGCGGTGGTGGCGGCGGCGGGGGAGGCGGCGGCTCCGGATGGGTCCGCCCCAACCACGGCTGGCAGAGCTCGGGCTACGGGCGCCGATCGGTGCAGTGCACGAGCGGATACTGCTCGAGCAGCTTCCACGAGGGCGTCGACCTGGCCGACAGCTGCAGCAGCAACATCTACGCCGCGCACTCGGGCACGGTCGTCTACGCCGGGTACAACGGCGGCTACGGCTACTACGTGAAGATCAATCACGGCGGCGGCATCGCGACCGGCTACGGGCACATCCGCCAGGGCGGCATCTTCGTCGGCTACGGCCAGCACGTGAGCGCCGGCCAGGTCATCGCCAGCGAGGGCAACACCGGCAACTCGTTCGGCTGCCACCTCCACTTCGAGGTGTACGTCAACGGCCGCACCGTGAACCCCGCGCCGTTCATGGCTGCGCGCGGAATCTCGGTCTGA
- a CDS encoding inorganic diphosphatase: MGAYDAVIEIPRGSRVKYEVDHETGNVYLDRILFTSFGYPADYGFFDKTLGEDGDPLDVLVLLDQTLFPGVHVSVRPVGVLHMTDEAGGDDKVVAVLAKDPRWAHIQDVADIPEHTKKEISHFFEHYKDLEEGKWVKVDEWASAAEAERLVEEAAARFESH, translated from the coding sequence ATGGGCGCGTACGACGCCGTCATCGAGATCCCGCGCGGCAGCCGCGTGAAGTACGAAGTCGACCACGAGACCGGCAACGTCTACCTCGACCGAATCCTGTTCACGTCGTTCGGCTATCCGGCCGATTACGGCTTCTTCGACAAGACGCTGGGCGAAGACGGCGACCCGCTCGACGTGCTCGTCCTCCTCGACCAGACGCTGTTCCCCGGAGTGCACGTGAGCGTGCGCCCGGTCGGCGTCTTGCACATGACCGATGAGGCCGGCGGAGACGACAAGGTCGTCGCGGTTCTGGCGAAGGACCCGCGCTGGGCCCACATCCAGGACGTCGCCGATATCCCCGAGCACACGAAGAAGGAGATCTCGCACTTCTTCGAGCACTACAAGGACCTCGAAGAGGGCAAGTGGGTCAAGGTCGACGAGTGGGCGAGCGCCGCCGAGGCCGAGCGCCTCGTCGAAGAGGCCGCTGCGCGCTTCGAGAGCCACTGA
- the tilS gene encoding tRNA lysidine(34) synthetase TilS: MEHRPSLDPATAQTRSAVRQALAEIRPGAVVVALSGGADSLALAAATAFEAPKRGMTLISATIDHALQAGSAEVAETAARQAEELGFDARIERVEVGADGGPEAAARTARYTALARVAGEVDAAAVLVAHTLDDQAETVLLGLARGSGAGSLQGMAAASTLQGILLLRPFLALGRVTTRAACAAQGLEPWDDPQNTDPSYARVRVRERVLPVLEAELGPGIAEALARTAEQAREDAAAFAAMVDETIEDIVEPAEAGISVSVPALAANPAALRHRIIRHVVASEFGQSLTRAQTLEVARLVTDWAGQGPLDLPGCTARRVGARIVFTAR, from the coding sequence ATGGAGCACCGCCCGAGCCTCGACCCCGCCACAGCGCAAACGCGCTCGGCCGTGCGGCAGGCGCTGGCCGAGATCCGCCCGGGGGCGGTGGTCGTCGCCCTGTCGGGCGGCGCCGACTCGCTCGCCCTGGCCGCCGCGACCGCGTTCGAGGCGCCGAAGCGCGGCATGACCCTGATCAGCGCGACCATCGACCACGCTCTGCAGGCGGGATCCGCCGAGGTCGCCGAGACCGCGGCGCGCCAGGCGGAGGAGCTCGGCTTCGACGCCCGCATCGAGCGCGTCGAGGTCGGCGCGGACGGCGGGCCCGAGGCGGCGGCCCGCACGGCGCGCTACACGGCGCTCGCGCGCGTGGCCGGCGAGGTCGATGCCGCAGCGGTGCTGGTCGCGCACACCCTCGACGATCAGGCCGAGACCGTGCTGCTGGGGCTGGCCCGAGGATCGGGCGCCGGCAGCCTGCAGGGGATGGCTGCGGCATCCACTCTCCAGGGGATTCTGCTGCTGCGTCCCTTTCTCGCGCTGGGACGCGTGACCACCCGCGCAGCCTGTGCGGCTCAGGGGCTCGAGCCGTGGGACGACCCGCAGAACACCGACCCCTCTTATGCGCGCGTGCGCGTGCGCGAGCGCGTGCTGCCCGTGCTCGAGGCCGAGCTCGGGCCCGGCATCGCCGAGGCGCTGGCTCGCACGGCCGAGCAGGCGCGGGAGGATGCCGCAGCCTTCGCCGCGATGGTCGACGAGACGATCGAAGACATCGTGGAACCCGCCGAGGCCGGTATCTCGGTCTCGGTGCCGGCGCTCGCCGCGAACCCGGCGGCGCTGCGGCACCGGATCATCCGGCACGTGGTGGCCAGCGAATTCGGACAGAGCCTGACCCGCGCGCAGACGCTCGAGGTCGCGCGGCTCGTCACCGACTGGGCGGGGCAGGGGCCTCTTGATCTGCCGGGATGCACGGCACGGCGGGTGGGAGCGCGGATCGTCTTCACGGCGCGCTGA
- the hpt gene encoding hypoxanthine phosphoribosyltransferase, translated as MRATDISDQITTTLVTEEQIQEKLREIAAQVAADYEGKDLLLVGVLKGAVMVMADFARALPYVVPMDWMAVSSYGSGTKSSGVVQIRKDLDTDLHDRHVLIVEDIIDSGLTLSWLLENFASRGAASVEVFALLRKPDAAKVQVDCKYIGFDIPNEFVIGYGLDYDERYRNVRDVAVLAPHVYS; from the coding sequence ATGCGTGCGACGGACATCTCCGACCAGATCACGACCACCCTCGTCACCGAAGAGCAGATCCAGGAGAAGCTGCGCGAGATCGCAGCCCAGGTTGCCGCGGACTACGAGGGCAAAGACCTGCTGCTCGTGGGCGTTCTGAAGGGGGCCGTCATGGTGATGGCCGACTTCGCGCGGGCGCTGCCGTACGTCGTGCCGATGGACTGGATGGCCGTCTCCTCCTACGGCAGCGGCACGAAGTCGAGCGGCGTCGTGCAGATCCGCAAGGATCTCGACACCGACCTGCACGACCGGCACGTGCTCATCGTTGAAGACATCATCGACTCCGGACTGACGCTGAGCTGGCTGCTCGAGAACTTCGCGTCGCGCGGAGCCGCCTCGGTCGAGGTCTTCGCTCTGCTGCGCAAGCCCGATGCCGCGAAGGTGCAGGTCGACTGCAAATACATCGGCTTCGACATCCCGAACGAATTCGTCATCGGCTACGGGCTGGACTACGACGAGCGCTACCGCAACGTGCGCGACGTCGCCGTGCTCGCGCCGCACGTCTATAGCTGA
- a CDS encoding DUF6980 family protein gives MPRPVGVPAEPPHACRELRAFLDDPRLPVGYDPQFREYWMPVVVAPGQAAVRQLFVFCPWCGAKLPVPLSEQWWDELADVVPENIPPHDPQDWVPAPYRSDAWWRGRFDDDGRLIVE, from the coding sequence GTGCCTAGGCCGGTGGGTGTGCCGGCCGAGCCGCCGCACGCCTGCCGCGAACTGCGTGCGTTCCTGGACGATCCGCGGTTGCCGGTCGGCTACGACCCGCAGTTCCGCGAGTACTGGATGCCGGTGGTCGTGGCGCCGGGCCAGGCCGCGGTGCGGCAGCTCTTCGTGTTCTGTCCGTGGTGCGGAGCGAAACTGCCCGTGCCGCTGAGCGAGCAGTGGTGGGACGAGCTCGCCGACGTCGTGCCCGAGAACATCCCGCCGCACGACCCGCAGGACTGGGTGCCCGCGCCCTACCGCTCCGACGCGTGGTGGCGCGGGCGCTTCGACGACGATGGCCGGCTGATCGTGGAATGA
- a CDS encoding integrase core domain-containing protein, with product MSSNQPVDARVRLAIAQWPVDAPRGSVTSFCAEHGLSRKTFYAIRARARAEGQAAALEPRSRRPRSSPTAFGEDVKQQALGVRAALEASGLDHGPISVHDKMTALGMHAPSTASLARIFREKGAARHEPKKKPRSAYRRFVYPAPNACWQLDATEYVLTGGRTCVIFQLQDDHSRVAVASHVAPGETSEGALAVFKKGVAARGVPQRLLTDNGVALNPTRRGWEGQLVSFATSLGVEAITGKPYKPTTQGKNERFHQTLFRWLDKQPIVESIQQLQEQVDRFDVIYNTERPHQGLPGRVTPQHAWDATPLAEPPRPKPAPVEPVVPVARAKPDGLAGHPPHRPRAGVIRTGEHGHSNVIVPANGAVRVRMILFNISSRRAGQRIHAIWDPLGVVFADRHGEVIAEHPWPPHGTRYVSSGARRGRPLTQPTQHEPSPMS from the coding sequence GTGAGTAGCAATCAGCCTGTCGATGCCCGTGTCCGTCTCGCGATCGCCCAGTGGCCAGTGGACGCCCCGCGTGGGTCGGTGACCTCGTTCTGTGCTGAGCACGGTCTTTCCCGGAAGACGTTCTACGCGATCCGTGCCCGTGCCCGGGCGGAGGGACAAGCCGCGGCGCTGGAGCCGCGGTCGCGGCGGCCGCGGTCCTCCCCGACCGCGTTTGGGGAGGACGTGAAGCAGCAGGCGCTGGGCGTGCGTGCCGCGCTGGAGGCATCGGGGCTGGACCATGGTCCGATCAGCGTGCACGACAAGATGACCGCGCTGGGCATGCACGCACCGTCCACGGCGTCGCTGGCGCGGATCTTCCGGGAGAAGGGTGCTGCCCGGCACGAGCCGAAGAAGAAGCCCCGTTCTGCGTACCGCCGGTTTGTTTATCCGGCACCGAACGCGTGCTGGCAGCTGGATGCGACCGAGTACGTGCTCACCGGTGGCCGTACGTGCGTGATCTTCCAGCTTCAGGACGACCATTCCCGGGTCGCGGTCGCGTCCCACGTCGCCCCCGGAGAGACCAGCGAGGGCGCGTTGGCCGTGTTCAAGAAGGGCGTGGCCGCTCGCGGGGTGCCGCAGCGGCTCCTCACCGACAACGGGGTAGCGCTGAACCCGACCCGACGCGGTTGGGAAGGTCAGCTGGTGAGCTTCGCCACGTCCCTCGGGGTGGAAGCGATCACCGGGAAGCCGTACAAGCCGACCACGCAAGGCAAGAACGAACGGTTCCATCAGACCCTGTTCCGCTGGCTGGACAAGCAGCCCATCGTCGAGTCGATTCAACAGCTCCAGGAGCAGGTCGACCGGTTCGACGTGATCTACAACACCGAACGCCCCCATCAAGGACTGCCGGGACGGGTGACCCCGCAGCACGCATGGGATGCCACCCCTCTCGCCGAGCCACCCCGACCCAAGCCCGCGCCCGTCGAACCGGTCGTGCCCGTCGCCCGCGCCAAGCCTGACGGCCTAGCCGGGCACCCACCACACCGTCCCAGGGCCGGCGTCATCCGGACGGGGGAGCACGGTCACAGCAACGTGATCGTCCCCGCCAACGGCGCCGTGCGCGTGCGGATGATCCTGTTCAACATCAGCAGCCGCAGGGCAGGACAGAGGATCCACGCCATCTGGGACCCGCTCGGCGTCGTCTTCGCCGACCGCCACGGCGAAGTCATCGCCGAGCACCCCTGGCCACCCCACGGCACCCGCTACGTGAGCAGCGGCGCCCGCCGCGGACGTCCCCTCACCCAACCCACACAACACGAACCGTCACCGATGTCCTGA